A portion of the Acidisoma sp. PAMC 29798 genome contains these proteins:
- the phbB gene encoding acetoacetyl-CoA reductase, which produces MTRVALVTGGSRGIGAAISIALKEAGRHVIASYAGNVEAAEAFTASTGIPTIKFDAGSFPECEAAVAEITEAHGAIEVLVNNAGITRDGTMNRMTRDMWDAVIDTNLGSCFNLCKLTFDGMKAKKFGRVVNIGSINGQAGQYGQVNYAAAKSGIHGFTKALAQEGARFGITVNAIAPGYVDTDMVRAVPEDVLAKIVARIPVGRLGHAEDIARGVVFLTADAGDFITGSTLSINGGQHMY; this is translated from the coding sequence ATGACACGGGTTGCATTGGTAACGGGCGGTTCACGCGGGATCGGCGCGGCGATCAGCATCGCGCTGAAGGAGGCCGGCCGCCACGTGATTGCGAGCTATGCCGGGAATGTCGAGGCGGCGGAGGCCTTCACGGCCTCCACGGGCATTCCCACGATCAAGTTCGACGCCGGGAGCTTTCCGGAATGCGAGGCCGCCGTCGCGGAGATCACCGAGGCACATGGCGCGATCGAGGTGCTGGTGAACAATGCCGGCATTACGCGGGACGGCACGATGAACCGCATGACGCGCGATATGTGGGATGCGGTGATCGATACCAACCTCGGATCCTGCTTCAACCTGTGCAAGCTCACCTTCGACGGCATGAAGGCGAAGAAATTCGGCCGGGTGGTCAATATCGGCAGCATCAACGGGCAGGCCGGGCAATACGGCCAGGTCAATTACGCCGCCGCCAAATCCGGCATCCATGGCTTCACCAAGGCCCTGGCGCAGGAGGGCGCGCGCTTCGGCATTACCGTCAACGCCATCGCGCCGGGCTATGTCGATACCGATATGGTGCGCGCGGTGCCTGAGGATGTGCTCGCCAAGATCGTGGCGCGGATTCCCGTGGGTCGCCTCGGCCATGCCGAAGATATCGCACGCGGGGTGGTCTTCCTGACCGCCGATGCCGGCGACTTCATCACCGGATCGACGCTCTCCATCAATGGTGGCCAACATATGTACTGA
- the dapB gene encoding 4-hydroxy-tetrahydrodipicolinate reductase, which translates to MRIGIAGISGRMGRLLVEEVAAAGADMAGGTRRGDDLGPVAAASDVVIDFTRAEAVQAHAAALADSVTAWVLGTSGLSAADEMAVAEASKRIAVVYAANFSPGVTLVLALAERMAAALPAAQYDAEIVEMHHRQKVDAPSGTAIGLGRAVATGRGVDLADVMQSGRDGHTGPREMGTIGFAALRGGQVVGEHSLLFAGADEHIILTHKAFDRRTFASGAVRAALWASTQPPGLYAMRDVLGLH; encoded by the coding sequence TTGCGGATTGGAATCGCCGGCATCAGCGGTCGGATGGGGCGCCTTCTGGTGGAAGAAGTGGCCGCCGCCGGCGCCGATATGGCGGGCGGAACACGGCGTGGCGACGACCTTGGGCCGGTCGCCGCCGCGAGCGACGTGGTGATCGACTTCACCCGCGCCGAGGCGGTTCAGGCCCATGCCGCCGCCCTGGCCGATTCCGTCACTGCCTGGGTGCTCGGCACCTCGGGCCTCAGCGCGGCGGATGAGATGGCGGTCGCCGAGGCGTCCAAGCGCATCGCCGTCGTCTACGCGGCAAACTTCTCACCCGGCGTCACCCTGGTGCTGGCCCTCGCCGAGCGCATGGCGGCGGCCCTGCCGGCAGCGCAATACGATGCCGAGATCGTCGAAATGCATCACCGCCAGAAGGTCGATGCGCCGTCCGGCACCGCCATTGGCCTCGGTCGGGCGGTCGCCACCGGGCGTGGCGTCGATCTTGCGGATGTCATGCAGAGCGGCCGGGACGGCCATACCGGCCCGCGCGAAATGGGCACGATCGGTTTCGCGGCCTTGCGCGGCGGCCAGGTGGTGGGCGAGCATAGCCTTCTATTCGCCGGTGCCGACGAGCATATCATTCTCACGCACAAGGCATTCGACCGCAGAACCTTCGCGTCGGGGGCTGTGCGCGCCGCGCTATGGGCTTCTACTCAGCCACCAGGCCTCTATGCGATGCGGGACGTTCTGGGTCTGCATTGA
- the metK gene encoding methionine adenosyltransferase, translating into MRDSGEYLFTSESVSEGHPDKVADRISDTVVDAFLAADPYARVACETLVTTNRIVLAGETRGPDTITHEYLAHLARLAVHDIGYDQSGFSWKTADIQVHLHGQSADIAVGVDAAGNKDEGAGDQGIMFGYACRETEELMPAPLFYSHLILRRVSELRRNKDLSVEGLQPDAKSQVTLRYIDGKPVGATSIVVSTQHDEGVSQERIKGMLLPIIESSLPPGWMPNESDIYVNPTGTFVVGGPDGDCGLTGRKIIVDTYGGAAPHGGGAFSGKDPTKVDRSAAYVCRYLAKNVVAAGLAEKCTLQISYAIGVSHPLSVYVDLHGTGHDVSETKLEQVLRELVNLSPRGIREHLRLNRPIYAVTSAYGHFGRTPDEEKGTFTWERTDLVPALKSAFGR; encoded by the coding sequence ATGCGCGACAGCGGCGAATATCTCTTCACGTCGGAATCCGTTTCCGAAGGTCATCCCGACAAGGTCGCCGACCGGATCAGCGATACGGTGGTGGATGCGTTCCTCGCAGCCGACCCCTATGCCCGCGTTGCCTGTGAGACCTTGGTGACGACCAACCGCATCGTGCTAGCCGGCGAAACACGCGGGCCGGACACCATCACCCACGAATATCTCGCCCATCTCGCGCGCCTCGCGGTGCATGACATTGGCTACGACCAGTCTGGCTTTTCCTGGAAGACGGCAGATATCCAGGTTCATCTCCACGGCCAGTCCGCCGATATCGCAGTCGGCGTGGACGCGGCCGGCAATAAGGACGAGGGCGCCGGCGACCAGGGCATCATGTTCGGTTATGCCTGCCGCGAGACCGAAGAGCTGATGCCCGCGCCGCTGTTCTACTCGCATCTCATCCTGCGCCGGGTGAGCGAGCTGCGCCGGAACAAGGATCTCAGCGTCGAGGGGCTGCAGCCCGACGCGAAGAGCCAGGTCACGCTGCGCTATATCGACGGCAAGCCGGTGGGTGCCACCAGCATCGTCGTCTCGACGCAGCATGATGAGGGTGTCAGCCAGGAGCGCATCAAGGGGATGTTGCTCCCGATTATTGAGAGCAGCCTGCCGCCCGGCTGGATGCCCAATGAGTCCGACATCTACGTCAATCCGACCGGAACCTTCGTCGTGGGTGGACCGGACGGTGATTGCGGCCTGACCGGCCGCAAGATCATCGTGGACACCTACGGCGGTGCGGCCCCGCATGGCGGCGGCGCCTTCAGCGGCAAGGACCCGACCAAGGTCGATCGCTCCGCGGCCTATGTCTGCCGCTATCTCGCGAAGAACGTCGTCGCTGCCGGCCTCGCCGAGAAATGCACGCTGCAGATCAGCTACGCCATCGGCGTGTCGCATCCCCTTTCGGTCTATGTCGATCTGCATGGCACCGGCCATGACGTGAGCGAGACCAAGCTTGAGCAGGTGTTGCGCGAGCTGGTCAATCTGTCGCCCCGTGGCATTCGCGAGCATCTTCGCCTCAACCGCCCGATCTATGCGGTGACCTCGGCCTATGGCCATTTTGGCCGCACGCCGGATGAGGAGAAGGGCACCTTCACCTGGGAACGCACGGATCTGGTGCCGGCGCTGAAGTCCGCCTTCGGCCGCTGA
- the trmB gene encoding tRNA (guanine(46)-N(7))-methyltransferase TrmB — translation MQAVLPRLRFDDAFIEAPSRSFEGAIESLWMEVGFGGGEHARALAAANPAIGLIACEVFENGICSILSALVPDDGTEDVPALPPNLRLWDQDARGLLARLPPASLSRLYLMFPDPWPKSRHVKRRFMHPENIALAARAVKPGGLWRIATDDPTYQAWTADVLAAQHAFDVPPPATLRPEDWPPTRYEAKALLAGRPCLYWSLIRRSGS, via the coding sequence ATGCAAGCCGTGCTGCCGCGCCTCCGCTTCGATGACGCCTTCATCGAAGCGCCGTCGCGGTCCTTCGAGGGCGCCATCGAGTCGCTGTGGATGGAGGTCGGGTTCGGGGGCGGGGAGCATGCGCGCGCACTCGCCGCTGCCAATCCCGCCATCGGGCTGATCGCCTGCGAGGTCTTCGAGAACGGCATCTGCTCGATTCTGTCTGCCCTGGTGCCCGATGACGGCACCGAGGATGTGCCGGCGTTGCCGCCCAATTTGCGGCTTTGGGACCAGGATGCGCGGGGTTTGCTCGCGCGCTTGCCGCCCGCGTCACTGTCGCGTCTCTATCTCATGTTCCCCGATCCCTGGCCGAAGTCCCGCCATGTGAAGCGGCGCTTCATGCATCCTGAAAACATCGCCCTCGCCGCGCGGGCCGTGAAGCCCGGCGGGTTGTGGCGGATTGCGACGGACGACCCGACCTATCAGGCCTGGACGGCGGATGTGCTGGCGGCGCAACACGCCTTCGACGTGCCGCCACCCGCGACGCTGCGGCCCGAGGATTGGCCGCCGACGCGCTATGAGGCCAAGGCGCTGCTCGCCGGCCGCCCCTGCCTCTATTGGAGTCTGATCCGCCGCAGCGGCAGCTGA
- a CDS encoding acyltransferase family protein, which yields MTTITGRLRALDGLRGALALYILLGHTVPFLWLPSAAAWLRPAVSHGLAAVDLFFVLSGLVILRSLDGQPSAAGFLIARAGRLLPVYGVALVLAALVLAAGDPLTAMPWLPQAGAARDICEAAWPQPWLAHLAAHLTMTHGLWPRAVLPDAEFAILGPAWSLSTEWQFYAVIAGLLAFGRSAAQPLTVFFILLGVAGAALDLLPLPWQFGRAFLPHEAGYFALGIASYGLLSSGGDRAAWRFYRLTLILLCLLCVAQGAIEKLAVPLVWTVCILGEAMTLSWGALPWPGLFQPALLLRQILTRPLLLWFGRVSYPLYLIHAPIQRLLMLVITPESRGHWWAFSVFWIMPALGLPILAAWALHHWVETPCWRASRGFAAGLGEVQLPLRRIRLQ from the coding sequence ATGACAACGATAACCGGACGATTGCGGGCGCTCGATGGCCTACGCGGGGCACTGGCGCTCTATATCCTGCTCGGCCACACGGTCCCCTTTCTGTGGCTTCCGAGCGCGGCCGCCTGGCTCCGGCCGGCAGTATCGCATGGCCTGGCGGCCGTGGACCTGTTCTTCGTTCTGAGCGGATTGGTGATCCTGCGTTCCCTCGATGGACAGCCCAGTGCGGCCGGCTTCCTGATCGCGCGCGCGGGCCGGCTGCTTCCCGTCTATGGCGTCGCCCTAGTCCTGGCGGCCTTGGTTCTGGCGGCAGGTGACCCACTGACCGCCATGCCGTGGCTGCCGCAGGCGGGCGCCGCGCGGGACATTTGCGAAGCAGCATGGCCGCAGCCATGGCTCGCGCATCTCGCCGCCCATCTGACCATGACCCACGGGCTTTGGCCGCGCGCCGTGCTGCCGGATGCGGAATTCGCGATCCTGGGACCGGCCTGGAGTCTGAGTACCGAATGGCAATTCTATGCGGTGATCGCCGGTCTGCTGGCCTTCGGCCGATCTGCCGCGCAGCCGCTCACCGTTTTCTTCATCCTCCTCGGCGTCGCGGGTGCAGCGCTCGACCTGCTGCCTTTGCCTTGGCAATTCGGCCGCGCCTTTCTGCCGCATGAGGCCGGCTATTTTGCCCTCGGCATCGCGAGTTATGGCTTGCTCTCCTCAGGCGGGGACCGCGCGGCCTGGCGCTTCTACCGTTTGACCCTCATCCTGCTCTGCCTGCTGTGCGTGGCCCAGGGCGCCATCGAGAAACTGGCCGTCCCGCTCGTCTGGACGGTCTGCATCCTTGGCGAAGCGATGACCTTGTCATGGGGCGCCCTGCCTTGGCCGGGTCTTTTCCAACCCGCGCTTTTGCTGCGACAAATCCTGACACGCCCGCTGCTGCTGTGGTTCGGCCGTGTGTCCTACCCGCTCTATCTCATTCACGCGCCAATCCAGCGGTTGCTCATGCTGGTAATCACCCCCGAGTCCCGCGGGCATTGGTGGGCGTTTTCCGTCTTTTGGATCATGCCCGCCTTAGGGCTGCCGATCCTCGCGGCCTGGGCGCTGCATCACTGGGTGGAGACGCCCTGCTGGCGCGCGAGCCGGGGATTCGCCGCCGGCCTGGGGGAGGTTCAGCTGCCGCTGCGGCGGATCAGACTCCAATAG
- a CDS encoding YbhB/YbcL family Raf kinase inhibitor-like protein — protein MALAISSVAGVTVQARAASLTIASPTFRNGDEIPLADVYDHDGCKGANQSPPLVWLHPPAGTNSYAVTMADLDAKVGVVWLWVLFGIPVSTTALQQNADATPALRPPGAHQTRNGLGSMGYQGPCPRRGSSAHHYLITVWAVDQAQLPFKDQAPAQAVAIFLRKHALAHASLTPHYGHH, from the coding sequence TTGGCGCTTGCTATCTCGTCGGTCGCGGGCGTCACGGTCCAGGCGCGGGCCGCAAGCCTGACCATCGCCAGCCCGACCTTTCGCAATGGCGATGAAATTCCGCTCGCGGATGTCTACGACCATGACGGATGCAAAGGCGCCAATCAGTCGCCACCCTTGGTATGGCTGCATCCCCCCGCAGGTACCAATAGCTACGCGGTGACCATGGCGGATCTCGATGCCAAGGTCGGCGTCGTCTGGCTATGGGTCCTGTTCGGCATTCCGGTCTCGACTACCGCACTGCAGCAGAATGCGGATGCGACGCCCGCCCTGCGCCCCCCCGGCGCGCACCAGACCCGCAATGGGTTGGGCAGCATGGGGTATCAAGGCCCCTGCCCTCGGCGTGGCAGCTCGGCCCATCATTATCTGATCACCGTCTGGGCCGTCGATCAGGCGCAGCTTCCCTTCAAGGACCAAGCGCCGGCGCAGGCCGTGGCCATCTTCCTGCGCAAGCACGCCTTGGCGCATGCGAGCCTGACCCCGCATTACGGGCACCATTGA
- the rimP gene encoding ribosome maturation factor RimP — translation MAQKAAFFVLTENIPHHTGFDARLADIILPRIAAMGYELVRVRVLGRERPTVQIMADRADGSQITVDDCEAISHQIGAVLDVEDIVPGAWTLEVSSAGIDRPLTRPKDWNRFAGHIAKVEMSIPTLEGRKRFSGTILGAENGQGRLKLEDGSEVTVTLVDVKAARLILTDALIEATAGQTATPDEMN, via the coding sequence GTGGCCCAAAAGGCCGCCTTTTTTGTTTTGACCGAGAACATTCCGCATCACACTGGTTTCGACGCCCGCTTGGCCGATATCATCCTGCCGCGCATCGCTGCGATGGGATATGAGTTGGTGCGCGTGCGCGTGCTCGGGCGTGAACGACCGACCGTGCAGATCATGGCGGACCGCGCCGATGGATCGCAGATCACGGTCGATGATTGCGAGGCGATCAGCCATCAGATCGGCGCCGTGCTGGATGTCGAGGATATCGTGCCCGGCGCCTGGACGCTTGAAGTAAGCTCGGCCGGTATCGATCGTCCTCTCACACGACCCAAGGATTGGAACCGCTTCGCGGGCCATATCGCCAAGGTCGAAATGTCGATCCCCACCCTGGAGGGACGCAAGCGTTTCTCGGGAACCATTTTGGGGGCCGAGAACGGCCAGGGTCGCTTGAAGCTCGAAGACGGATCCGAGGTTACCGTGACCTTGGTTGACGTGAAGGCCGCCCGCCTGATTTTGACGGACGCGCTGATCGAGGCGACGGCAGGGCAGACTGCCACGCCTGACGAGATGAACTGA
- the nusA gene encoding transcription termination factor NusA, translated as MDTAIARPELLLVADAVAREKSIDRDEVLEAMEQAIQKAGRAKYGHEKDIRATIDRKTGDVRLSRWTEVVEAAENEDTQIPLHIALKFKPEIKLGEFIVDPLPPIDFGRIAAQTAKQVIVQRVREYERKRQFAEFKDRVGEIINGVVKRTEYGNLMVDLGRAEALLRRDELIARESFRNGDRVRAYIYDVREEPRGPQIFLSRTHPGFLAKLFAQEVPEIYDGIIEIKAVARDPGSRAKMAVISRDSSIDPVGACVGMRGSRVQAVVQELQGEKIDIIPWSAQAATFVVNALAPAEVTKVVMEEETGRVEVVVPDTQLSLAIGRRGQNVRLASQLTRWDIDILTEAEESERRQEEFRRRSGLFVEALDVDDVIAGLLVTEGFTTVEELAFTPVEEMSDIEGFDENVAGELIRRAEEFLTRRDVEMEDKRLALGVTDDVASFDVFTPAALVALGEKGVKTLDDLADLASDELIEIVGTGIDEQAANEIIMRARAHWFAGEDDAEPAPE; from the coding sequence ATGGATACCGCGATAGCCCGCCCCGAGCTTCTGCTGGTTGCCGATGCCGTCGCCCGCGAGAAATCGATCGACCGTGACGAAGTGCTGGAAGCCATGGAACAGGCCATTCAAAAGGCCGGCCGCGCCAAATACGGCCATGAGAAGGACATCCGCGCCACCATCGACCGCAAGACCGGTGACGTTCGGCTGTCTCGCTGGACCGAAGTCGTCGAGGCCGCCGAAAACGAAGATACCCAGATTCCGCTGCATATCGCGCTAAAGTTCAAGCCTGAGATCAAGCTCGGCGAGTTCATCGTCGATCCGCTGCCGCCGATCGACTTCGGGCGCATCGCGGCGCAGACCGCCAAGCAGGTGATCGTTCAGCGCGTGCGCGAATATGAGCGTAAGCGGCAGTTCGCCGAGTTCAAGGACCGCGTTGGCGAAATCATCAACGGCGTCGTGAAGCGCACCGAATACGGCAACCTCATGGTCGATCTCGGCCGCGCCGAGGCGCTGTTGCGCCGTGATGAGTTGATCGCGCGCGAAAGCTTCCGTAACGGCGATCGTGTGCGCGCCTATATCTATGACGTGCGGGAAGAACCGCGGGGCCCCCAGATTTTCCTGTCCCGCACGCATCCCGGCTTCCTTGCCAAGCTCTTTGCCCAGGAAGTGCCGGAAATCTATGACGGCATCATCGAAATCAAGGCCGTGGCCCGCGACCCCGGAAGCCGCGCCAAGATGGCGGTGATCAGCCGCGACAGCTCGATCGATCCGGTCGGTGCCTGCGTCGGTATGCGCGGTTCGCGCGTGCAGGCCGTGGTGCAGGAACTGCAGGGCGAGAAGATCGACATTATTCCCTGGAGCGCCCAGGCCGCGACCTTCGTCGTGAATGCGCTCGCCCCCGCCGAAGTCACCAAGGTGGTGATGGAGGAGGAGACCGGCCGCGTCGAAGTCGTGGTGCCCGATACGCAGCTTTCGCTCGCCATCGGCCGTCGTGGCCAGAACGTGCGCCTTGCCAGCCAATTGACCCGGTGGGACATCGACATCCTGACCGAGGCCGAGGAGAGCGAGCGCCGGCAGGAAGAGTTCCGCCGCCGTTCCGGCCTGTTCGTCGAGGCGCTGGACGTCGATGACGTTATTGCCGGGCTGCTGGTGACGGAAGGCTTCACGACCGTCGAAGAGCTGGCCTTCACGCCCGTTGAGGAAATGTCCGACATTGAGGGCTTCGACGAGAATGTCGCCGGCGAATTGATCCGTCGCGCCGAGGAATTCCTGACGCGTCGCGATGTCGAAATGGAAGATAAGCGCCTCGCCTTGGGCGTGACCGATGACGTCGCATCCTTCGACGTCTTTACCCCGGCGGCCCTGGTGGCGCTGGGCGAGAAGGGCGTGAAGACGCTGGACGATCTGGCCGACCTCGCGTCGGATGAGCTGATTGAAATCGTGGGCACCGGCATCGACGAGCAGGCCGCCAACGAGATCATCATGCGGGCGCGGGCGCATTGGTTCGCGGGAGAAGATGACGCTGAGCCCGCACCAGAATGA
- a CDS encoding RNA-binding protein, producing MTLSPHQNEPASGVTNAALAPVIGSLGLVRPDELTPAAAESDDEEDPEKGPLRRCIVTRTSHPAEGMIRFVVGPDRKIVPDLTATLPGRGLWLSARRDVVETAVARKAFSRAARAEVLVPDDLPAMIEAALTRRVIDILGLTRRAGQAVSGFAKVREWLVADRVGLIVQAMDGSIDERARVLNGRDVPVITPFPGQTLGQIFGRENVVHVAVSAGRLATMLRVENERLTGIRRTRSDADQAGG from the coding sequence ATGACGCTGAGCCCGCACCAGAATGAGCCCGCTTCAGGCGTAACGAACGCGGCCCTGGCGCCTGTCATTGGCAGCCTCGGCCTCGTTCGTCCCGATGAGCTGACCCCGGCTGCGGCCGAGTCGGATGATGAAGAGGACCCTGAGAAGGGGCCACTTCGTCGTTGCATCGTCACGCGCACAAGCCATCCGGCAGAGGGCATGATCCGCTTCGTCGTGGGCCCTGATCGCAAAATCGTTCCAGATCTTACGGCAACCCTGCCCGGCCGGGGATTGTGGTTGAGCGCGCGCCGGGATGTGGTAGAAACTGCCGTTGCTCGAAAAGCCTTCTCGCGAGCTGCTCGCGCGGAGGTCTTGGTTCCGGATGACCTGCCGGCCATGATCGAAGCAGCTCTCACGCGGAGAGTGATCGATATTTTAGGTCTGACCCGGCGCGCGGGCCAGGCCGTCAGCGGCTTCGCCAAGGTGCGCGAGTGGCTGGTTGCAGATCGGGTCGGGCTCATCGTCCAGGCAATGGACGGAAGCATCGACGAGCGCGCCAGAGTGTTGAATGGACGTGACGTGCCCGTGATCACCCCGTTTCCTGGCCAAACACTCGGTCAGATATTCGGGCGTGAGAATGTCGTGCATGTTGCGGTGTCGGCCGGACGTCTGGCGACGATGCTGCGAGTAGAAAATGAGCGCCTGACCGGTATTCGCCGGACCAGGTCCGATGCTGATCAAGCGGGCGGATGA
- the infB gene encoding translation initiation factor IF-2 yields the protein MSDTKDQDGKARLSLRPAGRLELGRTVDAGSVRQSFSHGRSKVVQVEVRKKRAPGTPPPVTATPAGGGTRPSGGSGRPGSSGVGSRALTASELATRQRVLADQQRDAAKRESEAREEREKISILSAAEEARRREDDARKAEEEAVRAAKEEATRKALEESDRRAAEDSAKRAAASPASAAPAPVAAPAAPAAPRTSPGETLRLKTPRAGEEDEDQRPVRRLGAAVPPRKAPLVAPKKGDADRRRTGKINVQAAIEGDDERVRSIASMRRQRDRERRQAELERLRADQVKVVRDVILPESISVQELANRMAARAGEVVKTLMKMGVMATITQNIDADTAELVVQEFGHRVKRVSESDVEIGLEGEVDEDDDLIKRPPVVTIMGHVDHGKTSLLDALRKTDVAAGEAGGITQHIGAYQITTEGGEKITFIDTPGHAAFTAMRSRGASVTDIVVLVVAADDGVMPQTIEAISHAKAANVPIIVAINKMDKPGANPERVRNELLQHEIVVESLGGDTQEVHVSALKHTGLDKLEEAILVQAEILDLRANPSRDAEGTVIESRLDRGRGPVATVLVQKGTLWTGDIIVAGAEYGRVRALIDASGQNVKTAGPSIPVEVLGLSAVPSAGEPFVVVEDEARAREVAEFRQRKLRDKAAAGQIAGRGTLDQMLARIQAGVQKEVGVLIKADMQGSAEAIQSVVMKLANEEVKVRILLAGVGQISESDIQLARASSGVIVAFNVRATAQARDLATRESIDIRYYSIIYDVADDIEKLVRGRMAPKVRENFLGYAQIRKVFDITKSGKVAGCMVTEGLVRRGAGVRLLRDNIVIHTGDLSQLKRFKDDVREVARGYECGLSFAGFQDLREGDVVECYERELVPA from the coding sequence ATGAGCGATACTAAAGACCAAGACGGCAAGGCGAGACTGTCTCTGCGGCCGGCAGGACGTTTGGAGCTTGGGCGGACCGTGGATGCAGGGTCCGTCCGACAGAGCTTCAGCCATGGCCGTTCTAAGGTGGTGCAGGTCGAGGTGCGCAAAAAGCGCGCGCCCGGCACGCCGCCACCTGTCACCGCGACACCCGCAGGCGGGGGCACACGCCCCTCCGGCGGCTCCGGTCGTCCGGGCAGCAGCGGCGTTGGTTCGCGTGCCCTGACGGCGAGCGAACTCGCCACCCGCCAGCGCGTTCTGGCCGATCAGCAGCGCGATGCCGCGAAGCGTGAATCCGAGGCGCGTGAGGAACGGGAGAAAATCTCCATCCTCTCCGCCGCCGAAGAAGCGCGCCGCCGCGAGGATGACGCCCGCAAGGCCGAAGAAGAGGCCGTGCGCGCGGCCAAGGAAGAAGCGACCCGCAAGGCGCTTGAAGAATCCGATCGTCGTGCGGCCGAAGACTCCGCCAAACGTGCGGCGGCTTCGCCCGCCTCGGCGGCGCCTGCGCCTGTGGCGGCCCCCGCCGCGCCAGCAGCGCCGCGTACGAGTCCGGGGGAGACGCTACGTCTCAAGACCCCGCGCGCCGGTGAAGAGGATGAGGATCAGCGTCCCGTCCGTCGCCTCGGCGCCGCCGTGCCGCCGCGTAAGGCGCCGCTTGTTGCCCCCAAGAAGGGTGACGCCGATCGTCGTCGTACGGGCAAGATCAATGTCCAGGCCGCCATCGAAGGCGATGACGAGCGCGTCCGCAGCATCGCCTCGATGCGTCGCCAGCGCGACCGTGAGCGTCGTCAGGCCGAGCTGGAGCGTCTGCGCGCCGACCAGGTGAAGGTCGTGCGTGACGTGATCCTGCCGGAATCCATCTCGGTTCAGGAACTCGCGAATCGTATGGCCGCGCGGGCCGGCGAAGTCGTGAAGACGCTGATGAAGATGGGCGTGATGGCGACCATCACCCAGAACATCGATGCTGATACGGCCGAGCTGGTCGTTCAGGAATTCGGCCATCGCGTGAAGCGCGTGTCCGAGAGCGATGTTGAAATCGGTCTGGAAGGCGAGGTCGATGAGGACGACGATCTCATCAAGCGTCCGCCCGTCGTCACGATCATGGGCCATGTCGATCACGGCAAGACCAGCCTGCTCGACGCCCTGCGCAAGACCGATGTCGCGGCCGGGGAAGCGGGTGGCATCACCCAGCATATCGGCGCCTATCAGATCACGACCGAAGGTGGCGAGAAGATCACCTTCATCGATACGCCGGGCCATGCCGCCTTCACCGCCATGCGGTCGCGCGGCGCGAGCGTCACGGATATCGTGGTGCTGGTCGTCGCCGCCGATGACGGCGTCATGCCCCAGACGATCGAGGCGATCAGCCACGCCAAGGCCGCGAATGTGCCGATCATTGTCGCCATCAACAAGATGGACAAGCCCGGCGCCAACCCCGAGCGCGTGCGCAACGAGCTGTTGCAGCACGAGATCGTGGTGGAAAGCCTCGGCGGCGACACGCAGGAAGTGCATGTTTCGGCGCTGAAGCATACCGGCCTCGACAAGCTGGAGGAGGCGATCCTCGTCCAGGCCGAAATCCTCGATCTGCGTGCCAATCCGTCTCGCGACGCGGAGGGCACGGTCATCGAAAGCCGGCTCGATCGTGGCCGGGGCCCGGTCGCGACCGTGCTGGTGCAGAAGGGCACGCTGTGGACTGGGGACATCATCGTCGCCGGTGCCGAATACGGCCGTGTCCGCGCACTGATCGATGCCAGCGGCCAGAATGTGAAGACCGCCGGTCCGTCGATCCCTGTCGAAGTGCTTGGCCTGTCGGCGGTGCCGTCTGCGGGCGAACCCTTCGTGGTGGTCGAGGATGAGGCGCGCGCCCGTGAAGTGGCCGAGTTCCGTCAGCGCAAGCTGCGTGACAAGGCGGCCGCCGGCCAGATTGCCGGACGCGGTACGCTCGATCAGATGCTGGCCCGCATTCAGGCCGGTGTTCAGAAGGAAGTCGGTGTCCTCATCAAGGCGGACATGCAAGGCAGTGCCGAGGCCATCCAGTCGGTGGTCATGAAGCTCGCCAACGAAGAAGTGAAGGTGCGCATTCTGCTGGCCGGCGTCGGCCAGATTTCGGAAAGCGACATCCAGCTCGCACGCGCCTCCAGCGGCGTCATCGTCGCCTTCAACGTCCGCGCGACCGCGCAGGCGCGGGATCTGGCGACGCGTGAGAGCATCGATATCCGCTACTACAGCATCATCTATGACGTCGCTGACGACATCGAGAAGCTGGTGCGGGGCCGCATGGCGCCGAAGGTGCGCGAGAACTTCCTGGGCTATGCCCAGATCCGCAAGGTCTTCGACATCACCAAGTCCGGCAAGGTCGCTGGTTGCATGGTCACCGAAGGCCTGGTCCGCCGTGGCGCCGGCGTGCGCCTGCTGCGCGACAATATCGTTATTCACACCGGCGATCTGTCGCAGCTCAAGCGCTTCAAGGACGATGTCCGCGAAGTGGCCCGTGGCTACGAATGCGGCCTGTCCTTCGCGGGCTTCCAGGATCTGCGCGAAGGCGACGTGGTCGAGTGCTACGAGCGGGAACTGGTGCCGGCGTGA